Genomic segment of Catenibacterium mitsuokai:
ACAGCCTTAGCACCAGAGTTTCTTACACAGAAACGTTCCCCAGCTACACCATTGATATAAGCTTCACCACTTGTTGCACCATATAAAGCAACGTTACCAATAATAATATTGTCTTCAGCCTTGAATGTGGCTTCATGAGGTGTCTTCACAATAATCTTACCACCTGACAAACCTTTACCTAAGTAGTCATTAGAATCACCTGTTAACTCAAGTGTTAATCCCTTAGGAATAAAGGCACCAAAGCTCTGACCACCTGCACCAAACGCACGCACTGTAATGAAGTCATCTTCTACAAAATTACCTAAAGTCTTAGTAATATGAGAACCAAGAATAGTACCAAATGAACGGTCTGTATTAGACACTTCTACAGAAACTTCTGTCTTCTTATGAGACTGAGATGCCTGTTCTAATGCCTTTAATAATACCTTTGTATCAAGTACTTCATTTAGTTTGAAGTCATATACATGAGCTGGATTGAAGCAGTTATGTGCGTCATTCGCATATGTGCTATCTAAGATCTTAGATAAGTCCATATGATACTGATCCGCAATATCCTTCTTCTTTAATAAGTCTGTATGACCAACCATTTCATCGATTGTTCTAAATCCTAACTGTGCCATATATTCACGCATTTCTTCTGCAACAAACTTCATGAAGTTCACTACATATTCAGGTTTACCTGTAAATCTCTTACGTAAGATAGGGTTCTGAGTCGCAACACCTACAGGACATGTATCTAAGTTACACACACGCATCATAACGCATCCCATAGTAATAAGTGGTGCTGTCGCAAAACCATATTCTTCTGCACCAAGTAAGCATGCAATCGCAAGATCTCTACCAGTTAATAATTTACCATCTGTTTCAATCACAACACGATCTCTTAAATCATTCATGATTAATGTCTGATGTGCTTCTGCAAGACCTAATTCCCAAGGAAGACCTGCACTATAAACTGAGTTTCTAGGTGCAGCACCCGTACCACCATCATAACCAGAAATAAGAATAACCTGAGCCCCTGCTTTTGCAACACCTGATGCAACAGTACCAACACCTGCTTCAGATACAAGCTTAACACTAATACGTGCTTCTTCATTCGCATTCTTTAAGTCATAGATCAACTGAGCTAAGTCTTCAATAGAATAAATATCATGATGAGGAGGTGGTGAAATAAGTGATACACCTGGAGTACTATGACGAGTCTTCGCAATCCAAGGATAAACCTTACCAGCAGGTAAGTGTCCACCCTCACCTGGTTTTGCACCCTGAGCCATCTTGATCTGAATTTCGTTGGCAGAACATAAGTATTCACTTGTTACACCAAAACGACCACTGGCTACCTGTTTAATAGCTGAACATGCAGAATCACCATTCGAACGAGTCACAAAACGTTCTGCATCTTCTCCACCTTCACCTGAGTTACTCTTACCATGTAATCTATTCATTGCGATAGCCATTGTTTCATGGGCTTCTTTAGAAATAGAACCATAACTCATAGCACCTGTCTTAAAACGTTTCACAATGTTTTCTACAGGTTCTACCTCTTCTAGAGAAACAGGTTTTCTCTTGCTGAAGTCAAAGTCTAATAAACCACGTAAGTTAATACCTTCTTCTTCCTGAGTAATAGTTTCAGAGAATTCTTTAAATAACTTATAATCACCTAAACGGCTTGCCTGCTGTAATAAGTGGATAGTCTTAGGGTTATAAAGATGTTTTTCTTTATGACTTCTTTCTTTATGGAATCCTCCAGAATCAAGTGTAGGATTCACATCATATCCAAGAGGATCAAAAGCCTGATTATGTAATGCATTTGTATCAGCTTCAATATCCTTTAAAGTAATACCTTCTACTCTACTTACTGTATGAGGGAAGTATGTATCAATCACTTCTTTAGAAATACCAATGGCTTCAAAGTTTTGAGAACCACGATAAGACTGTAAAGTAGAAATACCCATCTTAGACGCAATCTTGACAATACCAGAAAGTACGGCATGATTATAATCTTCTACTGCAGCATAGTAATCTTTTTCTAATAAACCTTCTTCTACAGCCTGATGAATTGTATCCTGAACAAGATAAGCATTAATAGCACTTGCACCATAACCAAGTAGTGTTGCGAAATGATGCACTTCTCTTGTTTCACCAGATTCAATAATTAAAGCCATCTTCATTCTCTTCTTAGTACGTACTAAATAAGAGTTCACACTTGCAACTGCAAGTAATGCAGGAATAGCACAATGGTTATCATCTACACCACGGTCTGAAAGAATAATAATATTTGCGCCATGATGATATGCTTTATCTACTTCAATAAAGAGGTGATCTAAAGCCTTTTTAAGTGATGTATTCTTATAATAAAGTGTAGAAATAGTTTCACTTTCAAAATCATCTGTATGAAGATGTTTTAACTTAAGAATATCTGTATTCGTAAGAATAGGGTTATGAATATGTAATAAACGACAGTTATCCGGTGAATCATTTAAGATATTTCCTTCAGTACCAATATCTAATGAAGTAGATGTCACAATCTCTTCACGAATAGAATCGATAGGAGGGTTAGTGACCTGGGCAAATAACTGTTTAAAGTAATTGAAGAGTGGCTGATGCATAGTACTCATTGCCGCAAGAGGGGCATCATTACCCATTGCGATAATTGGTTCACTACCATTCATTGCCATTGGAATAATATAATCCTTAATATCTTCATACTTATAACCAAAAGCAGTCTGTAAAGTTTCTAGCTTTTCATCACTGATGACCTCTACTCTTTCATTAGGAATCTTTAAATCCTTTAAGTATGTGAGGTGTGAATCAAGCCATTCACCATAAGGTTCCTTTTGTGCATAATAGTTCTTTAACTCTTCATCATTAATAAGAACACCCTTCTTAGTATCTACAAGAAGCATCTTACCAGGACGTAAACGGTCCTTAACCACAATATCTTCTGTAGGAACATCTAAAGAACCTACTTCAGAAGATAAGATTAAATAAGAATCTTTAGTAATATAATAACGAGAAGGTCTTAAACCATTTCTATCAAGCACAGCACCCATTAATTCACCATCAGAGAATAAAATAGAAGCTGGTCCATCCCAAGGTTCCATAACTGTTGCATTATAGGCATAGAAATCCTTCTTCTTTTTAGACATAGAAGGATTGTTTTCCCATGGTTCTGGAATACACATCATAACAGCACGAGGAAGTTCCATACCACTCATAACTAAGAATTCTAATGTGTTATCTAACATCGCAGAATCTGAACCATTTACATCGACAACAGGGAATACCTTTTCTGTATCTAATACATCACATTTCATGTTTTCTTCACGAGAAAGCATGTTGTTCGCATTACCTCTAATTGTATTAATTTCACCATTGTGGACAATAAAGCGGTTTGGATGCGCTCTTTGCCATGATGGATTCGTATTTGTAGAGAAACGAGAATGCACTAATGCGATTGCACTCTTATAATCATCATCCTGTAAGTCCTGGAAGAAGCTTCTAAGCTGTCCTACAAGGAACATACCTTTATATACAATAGTACGGCTAGATAATGAACATACATATGTATTTTCATTACTCTGTTCAAAAATTCTTCTTGCTTGATAAAGAAGACGGTCAAAAGGAAGACCTGTTTCACAATCATCAGGTTTCTTTACGAATCCCTGCATAATATAAGGCATCGCTTCAATCGCTTTGGTACC
This window contains:
- the gltB gene encoding glutamate synthase large subunit, giving the protein MNKGLYDSSFEHDNCGIGAVVNIKGVKTHMTVSNALKIVEQLEHRAGKDAKGETGDGVGILTQVPYTFFKKSIKDFQLPKEGHYGVGQFFFPMNELERHQAMTMFEKIITKEGMTFLGWRKVETHKEVLGTKAIEAMPYIMQGFVKKPDDCETGLPFDRLLYQARRIFEQSNENTYVCSLSSRTIVYKGMFLVGQLRSFFQDLQDDDYKSAIALVHSRFSTNTNPSWQRAHPNRFIVHNGEINTIRGNANNMLSREENMKCDVLDTEKVFPVVDVNGSDSAMLDNTLEFLVMSGMELPRAVMMCIPEPWENNPSMSKKKKDFYAYNATVMEPWDGPASILFSDGELMGAVLDRNGLRPSRYYITKDSYLILSSEVGSLDVPTEDIVVKDRLRPGKMLLVDTKKGVLINDEELKNYYAQKEPYGEWLDSHLTYLKDLKIPNERVEVISDEKLETLQTAFGYKYEDIKDYIIPMAMNGSEPIIAMGNDAPLAAMSTMHQPLFNYFKQLFAQVTNPPIDSIREEIVTSTSLDIGTEGNILNDSPDNCRLLHIHNPILTNTDILKLKHLHTDDFESETISTLYYKNTSLKKALDHLFIEVDKAYHHGANIIILSDRGVDDNHCAIPALLAVASVNSYLVRTKKRMKMALIIESGETREVHHFATLLGYGASAINAYLVQDTIHQAVEEGLLEKDYYAAVEDYNHAVLSGIVKIASKMGISTLQSYRGSQNFEAIGISKEVIDTYFPHTVSRVEGITLKDIEADTNALHNQAFDPLGYDVNPTLDSGGFHKERSHKEKHLYNPKTIHLLQQASRLGDYKLFKEFSETITQEEEGINLRGLLDFDFSKRKPVSLEEVEPVENIVKRFKTGAMSYGSISKEAHETMAIAMNRLHGKSNSGEGGEDAERFVTRSNGDSACSAIKQVASGRFGVTSEYLCSANEIQIKMAQGAKPGEGGHLPAGKVYPWIAKTRHSTPGVSLISPPPHHDIYSIEDLAQLIYDLKNANEEARISVKLVSEAGVGTVASGVAKAGAQVILISGYDGGTGAAPRNSVYSAGLPWELGLAEAHQTLIMNDLRDRVVIETDGKLLTGRDLAIACLLGAEEYGFATAPLITMGCVMMRVCNLDTCPVGVATQNPILRKRFTGKPEYVVNFMKFVAEEMREYMAQLGFRTIDEMVGHTDLLKKKDIADQYHMDLSKILDSTYANDAHNCFNPAHVYDFKLNEVLDTKVLLKALEQASQSHKKTEVSVEVSNTDRSFGTILGSHITKTLGNFVEDDFITVRAFGAGGQSFGAFIPKGLTLELTGDSNDYLGKGLSGGKIIVKTPHEATFKAEDNIIIGNVALYGATSGEAYINGVAGERFCVRNSGAKAVVEGVGDHALEYMTGGLVVILGETGRNVAAGMSGGIAYIYDPNNDLYEKLNGALVEYSEVNKPYDIKTVRELIENHYKYTGSEKAKMFLDDFKTYIGKFKKIIPHDYKKMMDLIAYYQSQGLDEDQAKVEAFNAAMKGGK